From the genome of Clostridium sp. BNL1100, one region includes:
- a CDS encoding aspartyl-phosphate phosphatase Spo0E family protein has translation MDIQQLYNEMETLRERLNLELEDCLENGGMSLEVLDLSQKLDELIVEYMKRAKPEHNTESNEVA, from the coding sequence TTGGATATACAACAATTATATAACGAAATGGAGACATTAAGAGAAAGACTTAACCTAGAGCTGGAAGATTGCCTGGAAAATGGAGGCATGAGTCTGGAAGTTTTAGATTTGAGCCAAAAACTCGATGAATTAATAGTAGAATATATGAAACGAGCAAAGCCCGAACATAATACAGAGAGTAATGAAGTTGCTTGA
- a CDS encoding sugar ABC transporter permease, which yields MQATRSLSEYRKRSTFTATTVFLLPVFFFILIFIIYPIIDSFWLSLHEWNGITSGKAFLGLENWKTLLGDKIFFKAFLNNMIIVVLSIAIQLPIAMAIAFLLDTGGKKLNFLKMIYFLPMLMSSVAVGFLFKYTYDPQFGLISAVDTMLGGQGMVDVLGDPHRAIFGVIAVICWQFIPFYMVYFLAALSSLPVEIYEASIIDGASYGQYFWRVALPSMKGTIKSAAVLSLVGSLKYFDLIYVMTQGGPDGATELMATYMYKNAFTIGKMGYGATVASGMFIIITVISLVTLRVINGKEEA from the coding sequence ATGCAAGCTACCCGCTCATTATCAGAATACAGAAAAAGGAGTACGTTCACAGCCACAACAGTATTTCTTCTGCCCGTATTCTTTTTTATTCTTATTTTTATTATATATCCTATAATAGATTCATTTTGGCTGAGTCTGCATGAATGGAACGGCATTACTTCCGGAAAAGCTTTCTTGGGCCTGGAAAACTGGAAGACACTATTGGGAGATAAAATCTTTTTCAAAGCTTTTTTGAATAATATGATTATTGTGGTTTTGTCCATTGCAATCCAGCTCCCTATAGCAATGGCTATTGCTTTTCTTCTCGACACGGGAGGAAAGAAACTCAATTTCCTTAAAATGATATATTTTCTTCCAATGCTAATGTCATCAGTAGCAGTTGGATTCTTATTCAAGTATACATATGACCCACAGTTCGGTCTAATCAGTGCAGTTGACACTATGTTAGGCGGACAGGGAATGGTTGATGTGCTGGGAGACCCGCATAGAGCTATTTTTGGTGTAATAGCAGTTATATGTTGGCAGTTTATACCTTTTTACATGGTTTACTTTCTGGCGGCTTTAAGTTCGTTGCCGGTTGAAATATATGAAGCATCAATTATTGATGGTGCATCCTACGGCCAATATTTTTGGAGGGTTGCTTTACCATCTATGAAGGGAACTATTAAAAGTGCAGCTGTCCTGTCACTTGTAGGTTCTCTCAAATATTTCGATTTGATTTATGTTATGACACAAGGCGGTCCTGACGGTGCCACAGAGCTCATGGCGACGTACATGTATAAGAATGCATTTACCATAGGTAAAATGGGATACGGTGCTACGGTAGCGTCCGGAATGTTTATAATAATTACCGTTATTTCCTTGGTAACACTTAGAGTCATAAACGGAAAAGAGGAGGCCTGA
- a CDS encoding MBOAT family O-acyltransferase, with product MAFVPRYILILGITIVVDYFAGIIISRMQGKSKRIFLIVSLITNIGMLFVFKYFNFFNENIKHLSDLLNWNYPISSLSIILPIGLSFHTFQSMSYIIEVYRGKQEPEKHFGIYALYVMYYPQLVAGPIERPQNMLWQFHKEHSFDAQRVSDGLKLTAWGFFKKIVIADNLALVVNSVYGNPTSVNGFSLVIATYFFAFQIFCDFSGYTDIARGASRVMGIELMQNFKRPYFSKTISEFWRRWHISLSSWFTDYVYIPLGGNRCAKWKWFHNTMIVFLLSGLWHGANWTYVIWGGLNGFYLVFAIISKNIRGKITKWTGIDKFPNVNKMVKVFCTFNLICFSWIFFRASSFTEAVTIIKRIFMDFSLKIDIGRAGVSRYQLSLCFGVIVLLLAVQLFQRNKKIINELNTQHVVYRWIIYYSALIFIIIFGVFNTSSFIYFQF from the coding sequence ATGGCATTTGTTCCTAGATACATATTAATACTTGGAATTACTATTGTTGTTGATTACTTTGCGGGGATAATTATTTCTCGGATGCAAGGTAAAAGTAAGAGAATATTTCTTATTGTAAGCTTAATTACAAACATAGGAATGTTATTTGTCTTTAAATATTTTAACTTCTTCAATGAAAATATAAAGCATTTGTCTGACTTATTAAACTGGAATTATCCAATAAGTAGTCTTTCAATTATATTACCCATAGGCCTTTCATTCCACACATTCCAGAGCATGAGCTACATAATTGAGGTATATAGGGGAAAACAAGAGCCGGAGAAGCATTTTGGAATTTATGCTTTATATGTTATGTACTACCCACAGCTAGTTGCCGGGCCAATTGAAAGACCTCAAAATATGCTGTGGCAATTTCATAAAGAGCATAGTTTTGATGCCCAGAGAGTTTCAGATGGTTTAAAGCTTACGGCATGGGGGTTCTTCAAGAAAATAGTAATAGCAGATAATCTGGCGCTGGTAGTAAATAGTGTTTATGGAAATCCAACTTCAGTAAACGGTTTTTCCTTAGTAATTGCAACCTATTTCTTTGCTTTTCAAATATTCTGTGACTTCTCAGGATATACAGATATTGCACGTGGAGCTTCAAGAGTAATGGGAATTGAATTGATGCAGAATTTTAAAAGACCCTATTTCTCAAAGACAATATCTGAATTTTGGAGGAGATGGCATATATCACTTTCAAGTTGGTTTACTGATTATGTATATATTCCTTTAGGTGGAAACAGATGTGCTAAATGGAAATGGTTTCATAATACTATGATAGTTTTTCTCCTTAGCGGACTTTGGCATGGAGCCAATTGGACGTATGTTATTTGGGGCGGATTGAACGGCTTCTACTTAGTCTTTGCAATAATTAGTAAAAACATAAGAGGCAAAATTACTAAATGGACAGGCATTGATAAGTTCCCTAATGTAAACAAAATGGTTAAAGTATTTTGTACATTTAATTTGATATGCTTTTCATGGATATTCTTTAGAGCGAGTTCGTTTACAGAGGCCGTCACAATTATTAAGCGAATTTTTATGGATTTCAGCCTGAAAATTGATATAGGAAGAGCAGGCGTTTCCAGATACCAACTATCATTATGCTTTGGAGTAATTGTTTTATTATTGGCAGTGCAGTTATTTCAAAGAAATAAAAAAATAATCAATGAGCTAAATACGCAACATGTTGTATATAGGTGGATTATTTACTATTCGGCATTAATCTTCATTATTATATTTGGAGTTTTTAATACCAGTTCCTTTATTTATTTTCAGTTTTGA
- a CDS encoding DUF421 domain-containing protein — translation MQTVLIYSIRVVLVYFFTYLSTRILTKKAIAQMTAYEIAGLMVIGNVAAEPLVDKVMVKSVYGTGLLILLILITSRIAVTDRFTKVMEHSASVIINNGQIDFNEIKRLNISLNVLFGMIRQQGFDRVSDIEAAVLESNGTLSVFAKSQNKPVTKKDMNINVCGKPISMPLIMNGKIVQENLEYVGKSEIWLVDELKKQGIKDYVHEVFLAELGSSWNVVVYKK, via the coding sequence ATGCAAACAGTTTTAATTTATTCTATAAGGGTAGTTTTAGTCTACTTTTTTACTTATTTATCAACAAGGATACTTACAAAAAAGGCAATTGCTCAGATGACGGCTTATGAGATTGCAGGGCTCATGGTTATAGGAAATGTTGCAGCAGAACCACTGGTAGACAAGGTAATGGTTAAATCCGTTTACGGAACAGGTTTATTAATTTTATTAATTCTAATAACGTCAAGAATAGCTGTTACAGACAGGTTCACAAAAGTAATGGAGCATAGTGCCTCAGTTATTATAAATAATGGTCAAATAGACTTTAATGAAATAAAAAGGCTGAACATCAGTTTGAATGTGCTTTTCGGAATGATAAGGCAGCAAGGGTTTGACCGGGTTTCAGATATTGAAGCAGCGGTTTTAGAGTCTAACGGTACACTTTCTGTTTTTGCCAAGTCACAGAATAAGCCTGTTACCAAAAAGGATATGAATATCAACGTTTGCGGTAAGCCAATCAGTATGCCGCTGATAATGAACGGAAAAATTGTGCAGGAGAATCTTGAGTATGTTGGTAAGAGTGAAATCTGGCTGGTAGACGAATTAAAAAAACAGGGAATAAAAGATTATGTACATGAAGTTTTTCTTGCAGAGCTGGGCTCTTCATGGAACGTAGTAGTTTACAAAAAATGA
- a CDS encoding saccharopine dehydrogenase family protein, which translates to MGKALIIGAGGVASVVIHKCCQNPDVFEEICIASRTLEKCEAIKNKLTGSKTKILTAQVDADNTDMLIDLINKFRPDIVINVALPYQDLTIMDACLATGVHYLDTANYEPPEIPKFEYKWQWAYRDKFEKAGITALLGSGFDPGVTSVFCAYAQKHYFDEIHYIDIVDANAGDHGYPFATNFNPEINIREITAKGSYWENGDWVETEPLELKRVYNLPEIGPKDVYLLHHEEIESLALNIKGVKRIRFWMTFSEKYLTHLRVLENVGMTSIEPVDFEGQKIIPLQFLKAVLPDPASLGPRTKGKTNIGCIIQGIKDGKPRTYYVYNVCVHEECYAEVGSQAISYTTGVPAMIGAMMILKGIWKGPGVFNIEEFDPDPFMEELNRCGLPWKESFAPELID; encoded by the coding sequence ATGGGAAAGGCTTTGATAATTGGTGCGGGCGGTGTAGCAAGTGTTGTTATCCATAAATGCTGTCAGAACCCCGATGTATTTGAAGAAATATGTATAGCCAGCAGAACACTGGAAAAGTGTGAGGCTATAAAAAATAAATTGACAGGAAGCAAAACTAAAATTCTAACAGCACAGGTGGATGCTGATAATACTGATATGCTAATCGACCTTATCAATAAATTCAGGCCGGACATTGTTATAAATGTAGCACTTCCGTATCAGGATTTGACTATTATGGATGCATGCCTTGCGACAGGTGTACATTACCTTGATACTGCAAATTATGAGCCGCCTGAGATACCAAAGTTTGAATATAAATGGCAGTGGGCATACAGAGATAAATTTGAAAAGGCAGGAATAACAGCACTTTTGGGAAGCGGATTTGACCCGGGTGTGACAAGTGTTTTCTGCGCATATGCCCAGAAACATTATTTTGATGAGATACATTATATAGATATAGTTGATGCAAATGCAGGAGATCATGGATACCCATTTGCTACTAACTTTAATCCTGAGATAAATATACGTGAAATAACTGCAAAAGGAAGCTACTGGGAAAATGGAGACTGGGTTGAAACAGAACCCCTTGAATTAAAAAGGGTTTACAATCTTCCTGAAATAGGACCAAAGGATGTTTATTTACTGCACCACGAAGAAATTGAATCTTTGGCACTGAATATAAAAGGTGTAAAAAGAATTCGTTTCTGGATGACTTTTTCGGAGAAATACCTTACACACTTGAGGGTGCTTGAAAACGTAGGTATGACATCTATTGAACCGGTTGATTTCGAAGGCCAGAAGATTATTCCTCTACAGTTCCTAAAGGCTGTACTTCCTGATCCTGCTTCACTTGGGCCAAGGACTAAGGGAAAAACAAATATTGGCTGTATTATACAAGGTATAAAGGATGGAAAGCCAAGAACGTATTATGTGTATAACGTATGTGTACATGAAGAATGTTATGCGGAAGTAGGTTCACAGGCAATTTCCTATACAACAGGAGTTCCTGCAATGATAGGTGCAATGATGATACTCAAGGGAATTTGGAAAGGACCGGGTGTTTTCAATATAGAAGAATTTGATCCTGATCCGTTTATGGAAGAACTGAACAGATGCGGACTTCCTTGGAAAGAAAGCTTTGCACCAGAGCTTATCGACTAG
- a CDS encoding Gfo/Idh/MocA family oxidoreductase — protein MNIKYGIIGLGGIAQVFARALNTIPDAELTAVASSNRERAEAFSKKFEASKIYDSYIELIHDKEVDVVYVALTHNFHYDIVKMCLENGKAVLCEKPLAINKKDAEELIALSRSKKVLLMEAMWTRCLPSFQKAKEWVDSGRIGDVRLIDAKFCFNAPYDPKHRLFNPQLAGGSLYDTGVYVIEFTTGILGEKPETVSGFATIAGTGVDDFAVINMSFKSGTLAMLSCGTRAHVNRDAGIYGTNGRIIVYEFFSSKKCELYDNYNNLVESFEDDCQDGFVYQIRHFNKLFEKGKLESDIIPLEDTANCADVFDKLMNQWGIIGNY, from the coding sequence ATGAATATCAAATATGGTATTATAGGGTTAGGTGGTATAGCTCAGGTATTTGCCAGAGCTTTAAATACCATTCCGGATGCAGAACTAACAGCTGTAGCTTCCAGCAACAGGGAAAGAGCAGAAGCTTTTTCCAAAAAATTTGAAGCATCAAAAATTTATGACAGCTATATTGAATTGATACATGATAAAGAAGTAGATGTCGTATACGTCGCACTCACACACAATTTTCATTATGATATAGTTAAGATGTGTCTTGAAAACGGTAAGGCCGTTTTATGTGAAAAACCTCTTGCCATAAATAAAAAAGACGCAGAAGAACTGATTGCTCTTTCCAGGAGTAAAAAAGTGCTTTTAATGGAAGCTATGTGGACTCGCTGCCTTCCTTCCTTTCAAAAAGCAAAAGAATGGGTAGACTCAGGCAGAATAGGTGATGTTAGGCTGATAGATGCAAAATTCTGCTTTAACGCACCTTATGACCCTAAACACAGATTGTTTAATCCTCAACTCGCAGGTGGCAGCTTATATGATACCGGTGTATATGTTATAGAATTTACAACGGGAATTCTGGGAGAAAAGCCTGAAACGGTCAGTGGATTTGCAACTATAGCAGGGACCGGTGTAGATGATTTTGCGGTAATAAATATGAGCTTTAAATCAGGTACACTGGCAATGTTAAGCTGTGGAACCCGGGCTCACGTGAACAGAGATGCCGGAATTTACGGAACAAATGGAAGAATTATAGTGTATGAGTTTTTCAGTTCAAAGAAATGTGAGCTTTACGACAATTATAATAATCTGGTTGAATCTTTTGAAGATGACTGCCAGGATGGTTTTGTTTATCAAATAAGGCATTTTAATAAATTATTTGAAAAAGGCAAGCTTGAAAGTGATATAATTCCCCTTGAAGATACGGCAAATTGTGCCGATGTATTTGATAAGCTGATGAATCAGTGGGGAATTATAGGAAATTATTAA
- a CDS encoding extracellular solute-binding protein: MKKVIGKTLSAALALAMTVSIAACGSGNQSESSSSSSAASSSSAATTSTAASGDPVKLTLWHIQTTEPMTSNIKADIDRFTKDNPKYSVDVQAMQNDAYKTKLKIALSSNTAPDIFFSWTGGPMNEYVDADKIVDLTPFMDKDNYKDRFMDAGINQATYKDKIWGVPVENTSVAMFFYNKDLFAKYNLQVPKTIKELETVCDTLKKNGIIPFSLANKTQWTGSMYYMYLANRIGGADAFKNAAARTGSFEDESFKQAGTVLQNWVKKDYFNKGFNGLDEDSGQSRTLLYTEKAAMTLMGSWFLSTAAGENKDFMKKVGSFAFPAAEGGKGEPDAVVGTVGDNFYHIAKSCKDPEGAFKAIQYMIDDTAITKRIEAGRVPPVKGVKVSDPLLQNVLDAVQKAPSVQLWYDQYLSPELSDLHKSTTQALFGLSKTPDQVDKEMEAKAKELAAKK, from the coding sequence ATGAAAAAAGTAATTGGAAAAACCCTTTCTGCCGCTTTAGCACTAGCTATGACAGTATCAATTGCGGCTTGTGGTTCAGGGAACCAATCCGAATCATCATCCTCTTCGTCGGCAGCAAGTTCTTCATCAGCCGCTACAACAAGTACTGCAGCATCAGGCGATCCTGTAAAACTGACTTTGTGGCATATTCAGACAACCGAGCCTATGACATCCAACATTAAGGCGGATATTGACAGGTTCACTAAAGACAATCCAAAGTATTCAGTAGATGTTCAGGCTATGCAGAATGATGCATACAAAACAAAACTGAAAATTGCATTAAGTTCAAATACTGCACCTGATATATTCTTCAGCTGGACCGGCGGCCCAATGAATGAATATGTTGATGCAGACAAGATTGTAGATTTAACACCTTTCATGGATAAAGACAATTATAAGGATCGTTTCATGGATGCAGGTATTAATCAGGCTACATACAAAGATAAGATATGGGGTGTTCCTGTAGAAAACACATCAGTTGCAATGTTCTTCTACAACAAAGACTTATTTGCTAAATACAACCTTCAGGTTCCAAAAACTATAAAAGAACTTGAAACTGTATGTGATACTTTGAAGAAGAACGGCATAATCCCATTCTCACTGGCAAACAAGACCCAATGGACAGGTTCAATGTACTATATGTACCTTGCTAACCGTATTGGTGGAGCAGATGCATTCAAAAATGCAGCCGCACGTACCGGATCATTTGAAGATGAATCATTTAAACAGGCAGGAACTGTTTTACAAAATTGGGTAAAAAAGGATTACTTTAACAAGGGATTCAACGGTCTTGATGAAGATTCAGGACAATCCCGTACACTTCTGTACACTGAAAAAGCAGCTATGACTCTTATGGGTTCATGGTTCCTTTCAACAGCTGCAGGCGAAAACAAAGACTTTATGAAAAAAGTAGGCTCATTCGCATTCCCAGCTGCTGAAGGCGGTAAGGGTGAACCGGATGCAGTTGTTGGTACTGTTGGAGATAACTTCTATCATATTGCAAAGAGCTGTAAAGATCCTGAAGGCGCATTCAAGGCTATCCAGTACATGATAGATGATACAGCAATTACAAAACGTATCGAAGCAGGCAGAGTTCCTCCAGTGAAGGGTGTAAAGGTTAGCGATCCTCTTCTCCAGAACGTTTTGGATGCAGTTCAAAAGGCTCCTTCTGTTCAGTTGTGGTATGACCAATACCTCTCACCTGAATTGAGCGATCTTCACAAGAGTACAACACAGGCTTTATTTGGATTATCAAAGACTCCTGACCAGGTTGATAAGGAAATGGAAGCAAAGGCTAAGGAGTTAGCAGCTAAAAAATAA
- a CDS encoding copper amine oxidase N-terminal domain-containing protein: MKFQKVLIGSLAFTILMTSLVMPGVLANSSNTPTTHVTAKSEKPGKNANSIKKQEREAEKAAIRATYSEDELAKLKLAGDKIKKNNKNVAVLPVENIIVKGAKVKFDTPPVIKSGRTLIPVKALSEAFGAEVKWISAERKVVITKDSTEIVLQLDNNKIYVNGVESTIDVPACSINGRTVVPIKFIVEKMGLLVKWDSDSQVVEIENPTPTVPAEPTTTPAEPTTTPAQPTTTPTEPTTTPAQPTTTPTEPTTAPGQAAQ; this comes from the coding sequence ATGAAATTTCAAAAAGTATTGATTGGGTCATTGGCATTTACAATTCTTATGACATCTTTGGTAATGCCGGGTGTGCTGGCAAACAGCAGTAATACACCCACAACGCATGTGACAGCTAAAAGCGAAAAACCAGGTAAAAATGCCAACAGCATTAAAAAGCAGGAAAGAGAAGCAGAAAAGGCAGCTATCAGAGCTACTTATTCAGAGGATGAGCTTGCAAAACTGAAACTTGCAGGGGATAAAATCAAAAAGAATAATAAAAATGTCGCAGTATTGCCGGTAGAAAACATAATTGTTAAGGGTGCCAAAGTAAAATTTGATACACCTCCGGTTATAAAATCCGGTAGAACACTAATTCCGGTAAAGGCATTGTCAGAAGCTTTCGGAGCTGAGGTTAAATGGATTTCTGCGGAAAGAAAGGTTGTCATTACAAAAGATAGTACTGAAATAGTTCTTCAATTAGATAATAATAAAATATATGTAAATGGCGTTGAGTCAACGATTGATGTACCTGCATGTTCAATAAACGGAAGAACCGTTGTGCCAATAAAATTTATTGTTGAGAAGATGGGATTATTGGTAAAATGGGATAGTGATTCACAGGTAGTTGAGATTGAAAACCCGACTCCGACTGTACCGGCAGAACCGACAACAACACCGGCAGAGCCGACAACAACGCCGGCACAACCAACAACAACGCCAACAGAGCCAACAACAACACCAGCACAACCAACAACAACACCGACAGAGCCAACAACAGCACCAGGACAGGCAGCACAGTAA
- the nspC gene encoding carboxynorspermidine decarboxylase, with translation MINNLDIDIKSLPTPCYIVDERLLVKNLEILDSVQKRTGCKILLAQKGFSMHSVYPLIGKYLAGVTSSSLFEARLGYEKMGKEVHIYAPAYIEEEFDEIMKYCDHIVFNSFHQWNKYKDKVKASTKKIGCGIRINPEYSELEHPIYDPCYKFSRLGVTLPSFKPEELEGIEGLHFHTMCEQNSDTLERTIKVVDEKFGSYIKDMKWLNFGGGHHITRPDYDIEALVRSINYFQDKYGIDVYLEPGEAVALNTGYLVAKVLDTVENGMNIAILDTSAACHMPDVLEMPYRPNIIGAGKPDENPVTYRLGGHTCLAGDIIGDYSFKQSLKPGDRLVFCDMAHYTMVKNNTFNGVNLPAIALYSEKEGIRIIKQFAYEDFEGRLS, from the coding sequence TTGATTAATAATTTAGATATTGATATAAAAAGCTTGCCGACGCCATGCTACATAGTTGATGAGCGTCTTCTAGTAAAAAATCTTGAAATTCTGGATTCAGTTCAAAAGCGTACAGGCTGCAAAATACTTCTGGCACAAAAGGGCTTTTCCATGCATTCTGTATATCCTCTTATTGGTAAATACCTGGCTGGAGTTACTTCAAGCTCTTTGTTTGAGGCAAGACTGGGTTACGAGAAAATGGGTAAAGAGGTTCATATTTATGCCCCTGCGTATATAGAAGAAGAGTTTGATGAAATAATGAAATACTGTGACCATATAGTATTTAATTCTTTTCACCAATGGAACAAATATAAGGACAAGGTTAAAGCATCAACTAAAAAAATAGGCTGTGGAATTCGTATAAACCCTGAGTATTCTGAATTGGAGCATCCCATATATGACCCTTGCTATAAATTCTCAAGATTGGGAGTAACCCTTCCCAGCTTCAAGCCTGAGGAACTGGAAGGTATTGAAGGGCTCCATTTCCATACAATGTGCGAGCAGAATTCAGATACACTTGAGAGAACAATTAAAGTGGTTGATGAAAAATTCGGAAGTTATATCAAGGATATGAAATGGTTGAATTTCGGCGGAGGCCATCATATAACCAGACCTGATTATGACATAGAAGCACTTGTACGTTCAATTAATTACTTTCAGGATAAATACGGAATTGACGTATATCTGGAACCCGGAGAGGCAGTCGCATTAAATACCGGCTATCTTGTAGCAAAGGTACTTGACACAGTAGAAAACGGAATGAATATTGCAATATTGGATACTTCGGCAGCCTGCCATATGCCTGATGTACTGGAAATGCCCTACAGGCCCAACATAATCGGTGCCGGAAAGCCGGATGAAAATCCGGTAACCTACAGGCTTGGAGGACATACCTGTCTGGCTGGAGACATTATCGGAGACTACTCCTTTAAACAAAGCCTGAAGCCCGGCGACAGACTTGTTTTCTGTGATATGGCACATTATACAATGGTTAAGAACAATACCTTCAACGGTGTAAACCTTCCCGCTATTGCACTCTACAGCGAAAAGGAAGGAATAAGGATAATAAAGCAGTTTGCGTATGAGGATTTTGAAGGAAGATTGTCGTAA